The proteins below come from a single Anderseniella sp. Alg231-50 genomic window:
- a CDS encoding delta-class carbonic anhydrase produces the protein MNLCNIHTHTNAEHKGPGFTVHAGPGEHGGYKCNQTSELTEAELKQPDAGTASFKGIKPGDTIEVHWVHSSCDVSPGKGLGSCLSEKCSNPELRVETQVFLVVNDKNALNFADFAYAGNIQNGLHQPKSLPEGTGTPVVFAGSTTGPKYTQSKCSPLQVTWSVRPQCAKIDVNSLHKWAGDGNVFEEDHSHGIRQLVTAPELLSPIE, from the coding sequence ATGAATCTCTGTAACATTCACACTCACACAAACGCGGAACACAAAGGACCGGGTTTTACTGTACATGCCGGGCCCGGCGAGCATGGCGGTTACAAATGTAACCAGACTTCCGAACTGACTGAAGCGGAGTTGAAGCAACCGGATGCCGGAACCGCCTCGTTCAAAGGCATCAAGCCGGGCGATACGATTGAGGTGCACTGGGTTCACTCGTCATGTGATGTCTCACCAGGCAAAGGGCTTGGTTCCTGCCTCAGTGAAAAATGCAGCAACCCCGAATTACGGGTGGAAACCCAGGTCTTTCTGGTCGTGAACGACAAGAATGCCCTGAATTTTGCGGACTTTGCATATGCGGGCAATATCCAGAATGGATTGCATCAGCCAAAGTCGTTGCCGGAGGGAACCGGTACGCCGGTCGTTTTTGCCGGGTCCACGACAGGGCCGAAGTACACTCAATCCAAGTGTTCGCCTTTGCAGGTTACCTGGAGCGTGCGTCCGCAGTGCGCCAAGATTGACGTGAATTCACTGCACAAATGGGCCGGGGACGGCAATGTGTTCGAGGAAGATCACTCTCACGGTATTCGTCAGTTGGTGACGGCGCCGGAACTGCTGTCACCAATTGAGTGA
- a CDS encoding L,D-transpeptidase family protein: protein MATEEWTMQARTILSAVAIVAAAVSMNAGVASAENQTGSVYNNVRYNFGSNTWKMDSKYLPAEINYSSSEKPGTVIISTRKKYLYVVQEGGKAKRFGIGVGRRGFRWRGEEKVSRKAEWPAWHPPAEMREREPHLPERMEGGEDNPLGARALYLGNTLYRIHGTHQPWTIGESVSSGCIRLRNEDVISLYDMVKVGAKVIVD, encoded by the coding sequence ATGGCGACAGAGGAGTGGACGATGCAGGCGAGAACTATTCTTTCAGCAGTGGCCATTGTTGCGGCAGCAGTCTCGATGAATGCGGGCGTAGCGAGTGCTGAAAACCAGACCGGGTCGGTCTACAACAATGTGAGATACAATTTCGGGTCCAACACCTGGAAAATGGACTCCAAATACCTGCCTGCCGAAATAAACTACAGCAGTAGCGAAAAGCCGGGAACTGTTATCATCAGCACCCGCAAGAAGTATTTGTACGTGGTACAGGAAGGCGGCAAGGCGAAGCGGTTCGGCATTGGTGTCGGTCGTCGCGGTTTCCGCTGGCGTGGCGAAGAAAAAGTGTCACGAAAGGCCGAATGGCCGGCCTGGCATCCGCCGGCAGAAATGCGCGAGCGTGAGCCGCACCTGCCGGAGCGTATGGAAGGCGGCGAAGACAACCCGCTCGGCGCGCGCGCGCTTTATCTGGGCAATACACTGTACCGGATCCACGGCACGCATCAGCCATGGACGATCGGCGAATCGGTATCATCAGGCTGTATTCGCCTGCGCAATGAAGACGTGATCTCGCTGTACGACATGGTGAAGGTTGGCGCGAAAGTGATTGTGGATTAA